The proteins below come from a single Nitrososphaerota archaeon genomic window:
- the ilvN gene encoding acetolactate synthase small subunit, translating to MSESYIISTIVENKPGVLFRASNMFRRRGFNIESITVGPIEQPGLSKMTIVVNGNEDTVEQLVKQLAKLIDVIKIVRLEPKSSVVRELALIKVNAPDQRARADLMNYVQIFRGKVVDVGDGTLTIEVTGDSDKIDAFIKIVTSFGIRDISRTGVTAIPRG from the coding sequence ATGAGTGAAAGCTACATTATTTCAACGATCGTTGAAAACAAGCCTGGGGTACTCTTCAGGGCTTCGAATATGTTTAGGCGCCGAGGTTTTAATATTGAGAGCATAACTGTTGGTCCGATAGAGCAGCCTGGGTTATCTAAGATGACTATAGTGGTGAATGGTAACGAAGATACGGTTGAGCAGCTCGTTAAGCAGCTGGCTAAGCTTATTGATGTGATAAAGATAGTCAGACTTGAGCCTAAGAGTTCTGTTGTGCGTGAGCTGGCTTTAATCAAGGTTAACGCTCCGGATCAGAGGGCTAGGGCTGATCTGATGAACTATGTGCAGATCTTTAGAGGGAAGGTGGTTGATGTGGGGGATGGTACCTTAACTATTGAGGTCACAGGTGACTCAGATAAGATAGATGCTTTCATAAAGATCGTCACATCCTTCGGGATACGCGATATCTCCCGTACAGGTGTGACAGCGATCCCTAGAGGCTAA
- the ilvB gene encoding biosynthetic-type acetolactate synthase large subunit, giving the protein MVEMTGAEAVVEALKREDVSVIFGIPGGANLPIYDELYDSGIRSILCRHEQSAAHMADGYARASGRVGVCMATSGPGATNLVTGIATAYMDSSPIVAITGQVPRAMIGRDAFQEVDIIGITTAITKYTFQPMKAEDIPSDIKKAFYIASTGRPGPVLVDIPKDVQQEKAEMEFPERVTIRGYKPVVTPHPLQVEKAVDLLLSAERPVLWGGGGVNLSNAHEPFRKIAELLMAPVVTTLIGKGAFPENHPLSLGPIGMHGTAEANRIVLEADCLLAVGVRFSDRSTGRFDEFCPDAKIIHVDIDPSEIGKNKKVHLPIVGDAKVTLEQIYERLRARIAQQREDSPWMKRIQEVREEVRRNAKLDSSNNLLSVQVIKKIRELLPPEGILTTEVGKHQMFAEIHYKVIKPRTWITSTGLGTMGFGFPASIGAKVAKPSVPVVDLAGDGSFCMTENSLAVCVEEGIPVVVVILDNRSLGMVEQWQRIFYNRRYSSVRFGSTPDFVRLAEAYGAVGIRATTIEDFEKAFNHALLSEVVTVIDVPVNPEEDVYPFVPPGSGLKDILYGPEEL; this is encoded by the coding sequence ATGGTTGAAATGACTGGGGCGGAAGCGGTTGTAGAGGCTCTTAAACGTGAGGACGTTTCGGTCATCTTCGGCATACCCGGTGGTGCGAACCTACCTATCTACGATGAACTGTATGATAGCGGCATAAGATCAATCCTCTGTAGGCATGAGCAGTCGGCAGCCCATATGGCAGATGGTTATGCCAGGGCGAGCGGTAGGGTTGGTGTATGTATGGCGACGTCTGGTCCTGGTGCGACTAACTTAGTTACAGGCATCGCAACAGCATATATGGATTCCTCGCCGATAGTCGCCATAACAGGTCAAGTCCCTAGAGCCATGATAGGAAGAGACGCTTTTCAAGAGGTTGATATAATAGGTATAACGACAGCCATCACAAAATATACCTTTCAGCCGATGAAGGCTGAGGATATACCATCGGATATCAAGAAAGCATTCTACATAGCCTCAACTGGCAGACCAGGACCAGTGCTCGTGGATATTCCGAAGGATGTTCAGCAGGAGAAGGCGGAGATGGAATTCCCGGAGAGGGTTACTATAAGAGGGTATAAGCCCGTGGTAACCCCTCACCCTCTTCAAGTAGAGAAGGCAGTGGACCTTCTCCTATCCGCTGAGAGACCAGTACTCTGGGGAGGGGGTGGGGTGAACCTTTCAAACGCTCACGAGCCGTTTAGGAAGATCGCTGAGCTGCTGATGGCGCCTGTTGTCACTACGTTAATAGGTAAGGGTGCTTTCCCTGAGAACCATCCTCTTTCGCTCGGTCCAATAGGCATGCATGGTACTGCCGAAGCGAACAGGATTGTACTTGAGGCTGATTGTCTGCTGGCTGTGGGGGTGCGCTTCTCAGATAGATCTACAGGTAGATTCGACGAATTCTGCCCAGACGCAAAGATCATACATGTAGATATCGATCCCTCTGAAATTGGCAAGAACAAGAAGGTTCATCTACCTATTGTTGGCGACGCAAAGGTTACATTAGAGCAGATTTACGAGAGGCTCAGGGCTAGGATAGCGCAGCAGAGGGAAGACTCTCCTTGGATGAAACGCATTCAAGAGGTAAGGGAGGAGGTCAGAAGAAACGCTAAGCTAGACAGCTCAAACAACCTCTTGAGCGTGCAGGTCATAAAGAAGATCAGAGAACTGCTGCCACCTGAAGGTATACTTACTACAGAAGTTGGGAAGCATCAGATGTTTGCAGAAATACACTATAAGGTCATAAAACCGAGGACTTGGATAACGTCAACCGGATTGGGCACAATGGGCTTCGGCTTCCCAGCCTCGATAGGCGCTAAGGTTGCAAAGCCCAGTGTGCCTGTTGTGGATCTCGCGGGGGATGGTAGCTTCTGTATGACTGAGAACTCGCTTGCCGTCTGTGTTGAGGAGGGGATACCAGTTGTAGTTGTGATTTTAGATAATAGGTCTCTTGGCATGGTTGAGCAGTGGCAGAGGATCTTCTACAATCGAAGATACTCTTCAGTAAGATTCGGTAGCACACCAGACTTCGTAAGGCTTGCCGAAGCGTATGGTGCGGTTGGTATAAGGGCGACTACCATCGAAGATTTCGAGAAGGCGTTTAACCACGCTCTACTAAGCGAAGTTGTAACCGTTATCGATGTCCCAGTAAACCCTGAGGAAGATGTCTACCCCTTCGTACCCCCCGGCTCTGGGTTGAAGGATATACTGTACGGTCCGGAGGAGTTGTAG